In the Syntrophus aciditrophicus SB genome, ACTGCCGGAAAAAGATATGCGATGCGTGCCCTGCCCGGACTGCATGCAGGTCGGCAGCGACAACCGGCAGATATTAAAGCCGTGGCACCGACAGCAGTCACAGCCGCTTCAATCCTTAAAATAAAGAAGGGAGGCATAAAAGATGCCCCCCCTTCTTACATGTTTTGCCGCAATCAAAAATCCCTGAAAAATTATTTCACCGTGACGGATTCGATCACCACGTCGTCAATGGGCCAGTCCTGAAAAGGACCCCGGGAACCGGTTCTGACTTTAGCCATGACATCCACGATATCCATTCCTTCTGTGACTTTGCCGAAAACCGCATAGCCGAAATTGTTCTTTCCGGCGTAGTTCAGAAAATCGTTGTCCGTGAAATTGATGAAAAACTGGGAGGTGGCGGAGTCGACCACCATGGTCCGGGCCATGGCCAGTGTGCCGCGCTCGTTTTTCAAACCGTTTTCCGCTTCATTCTTGATCGGGGCGCGGGTGGGTTTCTGCCGGCAGTCTTTATCGAATCCTCCTCCCTGGGCCATGAATCCCGGGATAATCCGGTGGAACAGGGTTCCATCAAAAAAATGATCCTTCACATATTGCAGAAAATTATCCACGGTAATGGGGGCTTTGTCTTTGTAAAGAATCGCCTCGAAAGTGCCCATACTGGTTTTGATGATGACGGTGGGATTCTGACTTTTGTCCTGATTTTCCATAGTGCTTTCGTCTCCTTGGGGTCGTTCTGATCGGCCTTCGGAATTTGCCGTCGGATACCCTGAAATTTTGCGGGAGTATAGAGGGAAAACATCGGGATTGTCAAGGCGGGATCAGGAAATACCCATCCCATCGGAGAGCTGTCCGATCCAGTTGAGAAATCCGCCAGGTTGAATGCAGCCTGATGGGCTCCACTTCAGGGCTTCCGGAGAATTTCGATTCGGATTTCAACGGTTCCCTGTTTCGCATCGGCCGTGCCGACAGAAACGCTTGTCCCGGTATCATCCCGGGCTTCCAGCTTCTGGAGAAAGGTTTTGACTTGCCGGGAAGGCAGGATTGCCGTCAGGATTTCTTTTTCTCC is a window encoding:
- a CDS encoding peptidylprolyl isomerase: MENQDKSQNPTVIIKTSMGTFEAILYKDKAPITVDNFLQYVKDHFFDGTLFHRIIPGFMAQGGGFDKDCRQKPTRAPIKNEAENGLKNERGTLAMARTMVVDSATSQFFINFTDNDFLNYAGKNNFGYAVFGKVTEGMDIVDVMAKVRTGSRGPFQDWPIDDVVIESVTVK